One window of the Pyxicephalus adspersus chromosome 5, UCB_Pads_2.0, whole genome shotgun sequence genome contains the following:
- the ELP6 gene encoding LOW QUALITY PROTEIN: elongator complex protein 6 (The sequence of the model RefSeq protein was modified relative to this genomic sequence to represent the inferred CDS: substituted 1 base at 1 genomic stop codon), producing MFPELQNVLNLERGQFILISDWKTDGSFLIHHFLSYYLKGELRICWCLIXRSLSFSRFFSRQGVNLAGARDQGQLVFLEGLRSYSNLLFSETPEVNSQNPLQFLRAGTDLKPLYDFIFAALAPSAGEDWTGPALIVDDVSLLLSLGVSPLQILDFTHYCRAGVRHELQGDVVCLVRRDEDDEDAEFLLRSLCHQSGLVLQAEGLTTGFCRDVHGQVSRIRYRSIQRTDWREMGPLWKPLPPLRGHAWGTL from the exons ATGTTTCCGGAGCTGCAGAATGTCCTAAACCTGGAGCGG GGGCAATTTATTCTGATCAGTGATTGGAAGACGGACGGCAGCTTCCTGATCCATCATTTCCTGTCCTACTACCTGAAAGGTGAGCTACg aatatgttggtgcttaatATAACGCTCGCTCTCTTTTTCCCGTTTTTTCTCTCGGCAGGGGGTGAATCTGGCCGGTGCCCGGGATCAGGGTCAGTTGGTTTTCCTGGAGGGACTGAGATCTTACAGCAACCTTTTATTTTCTGAGACCCCAGAGGTGaattcccagaatcctttgcagtTCCTGAG GGCCGGCACCGACCTCAAGCCGCTCTATGATTTCATTTTCGCTGCTCTGGCCCCCTCTGCAGGTGAGGATTGGACTGGCCCTGCGCTGATTGTGGATGATGTCAGCTTGCTGCTCAGTTTGGGAGTCTCTCCGCTGCAAATCCTGGACTTCACACACTACTGCAGAGCTGGCGTGCGGCACGAGCTCCAG GGGGACGTTGTGTGTTTGGTGCGCAGAGATGAGGACGATGAGGATGCGGAGTTCCTGCTGAGGTCGTTGTGTCACCAGAGCGGCCTCGTCCTTCAGGCTGAGGGGCTGACAACCGGATTCTGCAGAGACGTCCATGGCCAGGTGAGCCGGATCCGATACAGATCAATTCAAAGGACTGACTGGAGGGAAATGGGGCCACTCTGGAAGCCCCTCCCCCCACTCAGGGGACATGCCTGGGGAACGCTATGA